The following proteins are co-located in the Seriola aureovittata isolate HTS-2021-v1 ecotype China chromosome 7, ASM2101889v1, whole genome shotgun sequence genome:
- the pear1 gene encoding platelet endothelial aggregation receptor 1 isoform X2, which yields MPIMPSSALLLILGLLIGLSCSLNPRDPNVCSLWESFTTSVKESYFHPYDHVTEEPCADPRTSYRCMRHRITYKTAYRQAVKTDYRKRYQCCPGYYESRDKCVPRCTKECVHGRCVAPDRCQCEGGWRGDDCSSACDDKHWGSSCNQQCKCENGALCDPVKGACQCLPGFIGRYCEESCPAGTFGKGCLQRCKCGTGGSCDKATGECICRDGFTGTFCEKACPRKCQARCPCQNGGICRGKGICACPPGWTGAVCTERCPEGRFGPNCAEECVCHNRGKCDPETGQCQCAKGFTGNRCNEECAAGTYGQDCKGVCDCANGARCYNIDGGCLCEPGFSGPHCRDRMCATGKYGMHCERTCLCQTKHTLSCHPMKGECTCQPGWAGLYCNETCAHGFYGHGCLEPCLCVNGGVCDSATGRCQCAPGFTGVHCESPCKSGTYGKNCSLECSCKNFIDCSPADGTCFCKEGWRGPDCSTPCSEGTWGPGCNATCHCANGAKCNPADGSCTCTAGWQGARCDQPCPMGSFGPACLKRCDCVHADGCQATTGECHCLPGWWGSRCSEPCSEGLWGRHCNQTCFKHCPNSDTCLRENGACVCRPGYWGVTCQNKCRAGMYGEQCSMSCPSCGQSYRCHHVTGECDCLPGYTGHNCDQVCPAGYYGKQCSEVCVKCANNSTCDHRDGHCECLPGWTATDCSIPCSPGRFGSFCTQTCSCPTNLNCDRFTGDCVCESGDDCKQESPEQSGSVMVPLPPGERESWGAIGGIVVLVILVVLLLALLLLYRRRQKDKQNNTPTVSFSTSRTVNSEYAVPDVPHSYHHYYSNPSYHTLSQNRPPLPHLPNNHDRTIKNTNNQLFCSVKNMERERRGLFGVESNATLPADWKHHEPRKDTGAFGIDRSYSYSASLGKYYSKELKDTVAASSSSLNSENPYATIKDLPGLPFCPPESSYMEMKSAVPRERAYTEISPPPFNTGTLHRERQSSLGHAPHEDPQSHYDLPVNSHIPGHYDLPPVRRPPSPSPSPRRSPQ from the exons ATGCCGATCATGCCGAGCTCCGCCCTCCTGCTGATTCTTGGCCTCCTGATTGGTCTGAGCTGCTCCCTGAACCCAAGAGACCCGAATGTGTGCAGCCTGTGGGAGAG CTTCACCACCTCAGTCAAAGAGTCCTACTTTCATCCTTACGACCATGTGACAGAGGAGCCCTGTGCGGACCCTCGGACCTCCTACAGATGCATGCGCCACAG GATCACCTACAAGACGGCCTACAGGCAGGCGGTGAAGACGGACTATCGCAAGAGGTACCAGTGCTGTCCAGGCTACTATGAGAGCAGAGACAAGTGTGTCC CTCGCTGCACCAAGGAGTGTGTCCACGGCCGGTGTGTGGCTCCAGACCGCTGCCAGTGCGAGGGAGGCTGGCGAGGAGACGACTGTTCCAGCG CCTGTGACGACAAACACTGGGGCTCGAGCTGCAATCAGCAGTGCAAGTGTGAGAACGGAGCTCTGTGCGATCCTGTGAAGGGGGCGTGTCAGTGTCTTCCAGGGTTCATAGGACGCTACTGCGAGGAGTCCTGTCCAGCAGGCACCTTCGGGAAGGGCTGTCTGCAGAGGTGCAAGTGTGGCACCGGGGGCTCCTGCGATAAAGCAACAGGAGAGTGCATATGTCGGGACGGATTCACCGGGACATT CTGTGAGAAGGCGTGTCCCAGGAAATGCCAGGCACGATGCCCCTGTCAGAATGGTGGCATCTGTAGGGGCAAAGGGATCTGCGCTTGCCCCCCTGGGTGGACG GGTGCAGTCTGTACGGAGCGATGTCCAGAGGGAAGGTTTGGACCAAACTGTGCTGAGGAGTGTGTTTGTCACAACAGGGGAAAATGTGACCCTGAAACTGGACAGTGCCAGTGTGCTAAAGGTTTCACCGGTAacag GTGTAACGAGGAGTGTGCTGCAGGCACTTATGGCCAGGactgtaaaggtgtgtgtgactgtgcaaaTGGCGCTCGCTGCTACAACATTGATGGGGGCTGTCTGTGTGAGCCGGGCTTCAGTGGTCCACACTGCAGAGACAGGATGTGTGCAACTGGCAAATACGGCATGCACTGTGAACGTACATGTCTGTGtcagaccaaacacacactcag CTGCCATCCAATGAAAGGAGAGTGCACATGCCAGCCGGGCTGGGCAGGACTGTACTGTAATGAGACGTGTGCTCATGGTTTCTACGGTCACGGTTGCCTGGAgccgtgtctgtgtgtaaatggagGGGTGTGTGATAGCGCCACAGGCCGATGCCAGTGTGCCCCGGGGTTCACG GGCGTTCACTGTGAGAGTCCATGTAAAAGTGGGACCTACGGCAAAAACTGCTCCCTGGAGTGCTCCTGTAAAAACTTCATCGACTGCTCACCAGCTGACGGGACGTGCTTCTGCAAAGAGG gctgGCGAGGGCCGGACTGTTCCACCCCCTGCTCTGAGGGAACCTGGGGCCCAGGATGCAACGCCACCTGCCACTGCGCCAACGGGGCAAAATGTAACCCTGCAGATGGATCCTGCACCTGCACAGCCGGCTGGCAGGGGGCGCGCTGTGACCAACCATGCCCC ATGGGCTCATTTGGGCCAGCCTGCCTGAAGAGGTGTGATTGTGTTCATGCCGACGGCTGCCAGGCAACCACCGGGGAGTGCCACTGTCTGCCAGGATGGTGGG GTTCCCGCTGCAGTGAGCCATGTTCAGAGGGCTTGTGGGGGCGCCACTGTAACCAGACCTGTTTCAAGCATTGTCCCAACAGTGACACATGCTTGAGGGAAAACggagcgtgtgtgtgtcgtcCAGGCTACTGGGGAGTCACCTGCCAGAACA AATGCAGAGCTGGTATGTATGGTGAGCAGTGCAGTATGTCCTGCCCGTCCTGTGGACAGTCGTACCGCTGCCATCATGTGACAGGAGAGTGTGACTGCCTGCCTGGATACACCGGACACAACTGTGATCAAG tttgCCCAGCGGGTTACTATGGCAAACAGTGTTCTGaagtgtgtgttaaatgtgcCAACAACTCCACATGTGACCACCGGGACGGGCACTGTGAATGTCTGCCTGGCTGGACTGCGACTGACTGCTCCATAC CCTGTAGTCCAGGACGTTTCGGCTCATTCTGTACTCAGACCTGCTCCTGTCCGACCAACCTCAACTGTGACCGATTTACTGGAGACTGCGTTTGTGAAAGTGGAGATGACTGCAAACAAG AATCACCTGAGCAGTCAGGGAGCGTTATGGTCCCCCTCCCTCCCGGTGAGAGGGAGTCGTGGGGGGCCATCGGCGGCATCGTGGTGCTCGTCATTCTGGTGGTCTTGctgctggctctgctgctgctctaccGCCGCAGGCAGAAGGACAAGCAGAACAACACGCCGACTGTCTCCTTCTCCACCAGCCGCACAGTCAACTCAGAATACGCTGTTCCAG ATGTTCCTCACAGTTACCACCACTACTACTCCAACCCCAGCTACCACACACTGAGCCAGAACAGGCCTCCACTGCCACACCTCCCCAACAACCACGACCGCACTATCAAG AACACCAACAACCAGCTGTTCTGCAGTGTGAAAAACATGGAGCGGGAGAGGCGGGGTCTGTTTGGGGTCGAGAGCAACGCCACTCTGCCTGCCGACTGGAAACACCACGAGCCTCGCAAAGACACAG GAGCTTTTGGAATCGATCGGAGCTACAGCTACAGCGCCAGCCTCGGAAAATATTACAGCAAAG AGCTGAAGGACACGGTGGCGGcgagcagcagctctctgaacAGCGAGAACCCTTACGCCACCATCAAAGACCTGCCAGGGTTGCCCTTCTGCCCCCCGGAGAGCAGCTACATGGAGATGAAGTCGGCCGTGCCCAGGGAGCGAGCATACACTGAAATCAGCCCGCCGCCGTTCAACACGGGCACCTTACACAGAG aGCGTCAGAGCTCCCTCGGTCACGCTCCACACGAGGACCCACAGAGCCACTATGACCTCCCAGTGAACAGCCACATCCCGGGACACTACGACCTGCCACCAGTCCGCCggcccccctccccttccccctcccccaGGAGATCTCCTCAGTGA
- the pear1 gene encoding platelet endothelial aggregation receptor 1 isoform X1 — translation MFGVLHPSVNAFPFFALRTMPIMPSSALLLILGLLIGLSCSLNPRDPNVCSLWESFTTSVKESYFHPYDHVTEEPCADPRTSYRCMRHRITYKTAYRQAVKTDYRKRYQCCPGYYESRDKCVPRCTKECVHGRCVAPDRCQCEGGWRGDDCSSACDDKHWGSSCNQQCKCENGALCDPVKGACQCLPGFIGRYCEESCPAGTFGKGCLQRCKCGTGGSCDKATGECICRDGFTGTFCEKACPRKCQARCPCQNGGICRGKGICACPPGWTGAVCTERCPEGRFGPNCAEECVCHNRGKCDPETGQCQCAKGFTGNRCNEECAAGTYGQDCKGVCDCANGARCYNIDGGCLCEPGFSGPHCRDRMCATGKYGMHCERTCLCQTKHTLSCHPMKGECTCQPGWAGLYCNETCAHGFYGHGCLEPCLCVNGGVCDSATGRCQCAPGFTGVHCESPCKSGTYGKNCSLECSCKNFIDCSPADGTCFCKEGWRGPDCSTPCSEGTWGPGCNATCHCANGAKCNPADGSCTCTAGWQGARCDQPCPMGSFGPACLKRCDCVHADGCQATTGECHCLPGWWGSRCSEPCSEGLWGRHCNQTCFKHCPNSDTCLRENGACVCRPGYWGVTCQNKCRAGMYGEQCSMSCPSCGQSYRCHHVTGECDCLPGYTGHNCDQVCPAGYYGKQCSEVCVKCANNSTCDHRDGHCECLPGWTATDCSIPCSPGRFGSFCTQTCSCPTNLNCDRFTGDCVCESGDDCKQESPEQSGSVMVPLPPGERESWGAIGGIVVLVILVVLLLALLLLYRRRQKDKQNNTPTVSFSTSRTVNSEYAVPDVPHSYHHYYSNPSYHTLSQNRPPLPHLPNNHDRTIKNTNNQLFCSVKNMERERRGLFGVESNATLPADWKHHEPRKDTGAFGIDRSYSYSASLGKYYSKELKDTVAASSSSLNSENPYATIKDLPGLPFCPPESSYMEMKSAVPRERAYTEISPPPFNTGTLHRERQSSLGHAPHEDPQSHYDLPVNSHIPGHYDLPPVRRPPSPSPSPRRSPQ, via the exons atgtttggGGTTTTACATCCGTCTGTAAATGCCTTTCCTTTTTTCGCCCTCAGGACCATGCCGATCATGCCGAGCTCCGCCCTCCTGCTGATTCTTGGCCTCCTGATTGGTCTGAGCTGCTCCCTGAACCCAAGAGACCCGAATGTGTGCAGCCTGTGGGAGAG CTTCACCACCTCAGTCAAAGAGTCCTACTTTCATCCTTACGACCATGTGACAGAGGAGCCCTGTGCGGACCCTCGGACCTCCTACAGATGCATGCGCCACAG GATCACCTACAAGACGGCCTACAGGCAGGCGGTGAAGACGGACTATCGCAAGAGGTACCAGTGCTGTCCAGGCTACTATGAGAGCAGAGACAAGTGTGTCC CTCGCTGCACCAAGGAGTGTGTCCACGGCCGGTGTGTGGCTCCAGACCGCTGCCAGTGCGAGGGAGGCTGGCGAGGAGACGACTGTTCCAGCG CCTGTGACGACAAACACTGGGGCTCGAGCTGCAATCAGCAGTGCAAGTGTGAGAACGGAGCTCTGTGCGATCCTGTGAAGGGGGCGTGTCAGTGTCTTCCAGGGTTCATAGGACGCTACTGCGAGGAGTCCTGTCCAGCAGGCACCTTCGGGAAGGGCTGTCTGCAGAGGTGCAAGTGTGGCACCGGGGGCTCCTGCGATAAAGCAACAGGAGAGTGCATATGTCGGGACGGATTCACCGGGACATT CTGTGAGAAGGCGTGTCCCAGGAAATGCCAGGCACGATGCCCCTGTCAGAATGGTGGCATCTGTAGGGGCAAAGGGATCTGCGCTTGCCCCCCTGGGTGGACG GGTGCAGTCTGTACGGAGCGATGTCCAGAGGGAAGGTTTGGACCAAACTGTGCTGAGGAGTGTGTTTGTCACAACAGGGGAAAATGTGACCCTGAAACTGGACAGTGCCAGTGTGCTAAAGGTTTCACCGGTAacag GTGTAACGAGGAGTGTGCTGCAGGCACTTATGGCCAGGactgtaaaggtgtgtgtgactgtgcaaaTGGCGCTCGCTGCTACAACATTGATGGGGGCTGTCTGTGTGAGCCGGGCTTCAGTGGTCCACACTGCAGAGACAGGATGTGTGCAACTGGCAAATACGGCATGCACTGTGAACGTACATGTCTGTGtcagaccaaacacacactcag CTGCCATCCAATGAAAGGAGAGTGCACATGCCAGCCGGGCTGGGCAGGACTGTACTGTAATGAGACGTGTGCTCATGGTTTCTACGGTCACGGTTGCCTGGAgccgtgtctgtgtgtaaatggagGGGTGTGTGATAGCGCCACAGGCCGATGCCAGTGTGCCCCGGGGTTCACG GGCGTTCACTGTGAGAGTCCATGTAAAAGTGGGACCTACGGCAAAAACTGCTCCCTGGAGTGCTCCTGTAAAAACTTCATCGACTGCTCACCAGCTGACGGGACGTGCTTCTGCAAAGAGG gctgGCGAGGGCCGGACTGTTCCACCCCCTGCTCTGAGGGAACCTGGGGCCCAGGATGCAACGCCACCTGCCACTGCGCCAACGGGGCAAAATGTAACCCTGCAGATGGATCCTGCACCTGCACAGCCGGCTGGCAGGGGGCGCGCTGTGACCAACCATGCCCC ATGGGCTCATTTGGGCCAGCCTGCCTGAAGAGGTGTGATTGTGTTCATGCCGACGGCTGCCAGGCAACCACCGGGGAGTGCCACTGTCTGCCAGGATGGTGGG GTTCCCGCTGCAGTGAGCCATGTTCAGAGGGCTTGTGGGGGCGCCACTGTAACCAGACCTGTTTCAAGCATTGTCCCAACAGTGACACATGCTTGAGGGAAAACggagcgtgtgtgtgtcgtcCAGGCTACTGGGGAGTCACCTGCCAGAACA AATGCAGAGCTGGTATGTATGGTGAGCAGTGCAGTATGTCCTGCCCGTCCTGTGGACAGTCGTACCGCTGCCATCATGTGACAGGAGAGTGTGACTGCCTGCCTGGATACACCGGACACAACTGTGATCAAG tttgCCCAGCGGGTTACTATGGCAAACAGTGTTCTGaagtgtgtgttaaatgtgcCAACAACTCCACATGTGACCACCGGGACGGGCACTGTGAATGTCTGCCTGGCTGGACTGCGACTGACTGCTCCATAC CCTGTAGTCCAGGACGTTTCGGCTCATTCTGTACTCAGACCTGCTCCTGTCCGACCAACCTCAACTGTGACCGATTTACTGGAGACTGCGTTTGTGAAAGTGGAGATGACTGCAAACAAG AATCACCTGAGCAGTCAGGGAGCGTTATGGTCCCCCTCCCTCCCGGTGAGAGGGAGTCGTGGGGGGCCATCGGCGGCATCGTGGTGCTCGTCATTCTGGTGGTCTTGctgctggctctgctgctgctctaccGCCGCAGGCAGAAGGACAAGCAGAACAACACGCCGACTGTCTCCTTCTCCACCAGCCGCACAGTCAACTCAGAATACGCTGTTCCAG ATGTTCCTCACAGTTACCACCACTACTACTCCAACCCCAGCTACCACACACTGAGCCAGAACAGGCCTCCACTGCCACACCTCCCCAACAACCACGACCGCACTATCAAG AACACCAACAACCAGCTGTTCTGCAGTGTGAAAAACATGGAGCGGGAGAGGCGGGGTCTGTTTGGGGTCGAGAGCAACGCCACTCTGCCTGCCGACTGGAAACACCACGAGCCTCGCAAAGACACAG GAGCTTTTGGAATCGATCGGAGCTACAGCTACAGCGCCAGCCTCGGAAAATATTACAGCAAAG AGCTGAAGGACACGGTGGCGGcgagcagcagctctctgaacAGCGAGAACCCTTACGCCACCATCAAAGACCTGCCAGGGTTGCCCTTCTGCCCCCCGGAGAGCAGCTACATGGAGATGAAGTCGGCCGTGCCCAGGGAGCGAGCATACACTGAAATCAGCCCGCCGCCGTTCAACACGGGCACCTTACACAGAG aGCGTCAGAGCTCCCTCGGTCACGCTCCACACGAGGACCCACAGAGCCACTATGACCTCCCAGTGAACAGCCACATCCCGGGACACTACGACCTGCCACCAGTCCGCCggcccccctccccttccccctcccccaGGAGATCTCCTCAGTGA